One genomic window of Desulfatiglans sp. includes the following:
- the nth gene encoding endonuclease III: MKSKKLRADKIYAKLDPIYTMEKTALNYRTPFQLLVATILSAQCTDKQVNKVTPALFKKYKTPQEFLNAPIEDIEEAIRSTGFYRNKAKNIKGCCEGLVNMYGGNIPRTIDEMIKLPGVGRKTANCVLGATYGVPGVVVDTHVKRLAMRMGLTGSDNPDKIEEDIQKIVPEDRWRRFSDILIYHGRAVCSARKPEHNKCAIADLCPSAKE; this comes from the coding sequence ATGAAGAGTAAAAAACTGAGGGCAGATAAGATCTATGCCAAACTTGACCCCATCTACACAATGGAAAAGACCGCACTTAATTACCGGACACCATTCCAGCTTCTTGTCGCCACGATCCTATCTGCCCAGTGTACTGATAAACAGGTAAACAAGGTTACCCCCGCTCTTTTTAAAAAATATAAAACACCCCAGGAATTTTTAAATGCGCCGATAGAGGATATTGAAGAGGCCATAAGATCCACAGGCTTTTACAGGAACAAGGCAAAGAACATAAAGGGCTGTTGCGAGGGGCTTGTTAACATGTACGGGGGCAACATCCCACGCACAATTGACGAGATGATCAAACTCCCGGGTGTTGGAAGAAAGACCGCAAACTGCGTACTGGGTGCGACCTATGGTGTGCCCGGTGTGGTGGTTGACACCCATGTTAAAAGGCTTGCCATGCGTATGGGATTAACAGGGAGTGATAATCCGGACAAGATAGAGGAGGATATACAGAAGATAGTGCCTGAAGATAGGTGGAGACGTTTTTCAGATATCCTCATATACCACGGCAGGGCAGTATGCAGCGCGAGGAAACCGGAACACAATAAATGTGCAATAGCTGATCTATGCCCTTCAGCAAAAGAATAA
- a CDS encoding cold-shock protein, whose translation MAEGTVKWFSDKKGYGFIAQEKTGQDIFVHYSSIEMDGFKTLEEGQQVIFEVEDGARGPVAKNVKKM comes from the coding sequence TTGGCAGAAGGGACAGTAAAATGGTTTAGTGACAAAAAAGGGTACGGTTTTATCGCACAGGAAAAGACCGGACAGGACATTTTCGTCCATTATTCATCAATTGAAATGGACGGTTTCAAGACCCTCGAAGAGGGTCAGCAGGTCATCTTCGAGGTGGAAGATGGCGCAAGAGGTCCTGTTGCAAAGAATGTAAAGAAGATGTAA
- a CDS encoding stage 0 sporulation family protein: MRKIVGIRLRPNGKIYDFDSGHFVLKKGDRVIVNTEQGNALGFVATEPRQQEEGEPARELKSVQRVASDEDIKTDEKNRGIEKEVFSFCYQKIQERDLPMSLVTAEQLFDGSKVVVYFSAEGRVDFRELVKDLVQKFHTRIEMRQIGVRHQAKMVGGLGGCGRELCCSAFLNKFDPVSIKMAKKQSLSLNPTKISGMCGRLMCCLSYEYDFYNKASKNTPKIGKNIQTEKGSGKVIRNNILKESVTILLDSAEEIDVMYGEIIINNKPVEEVEEPDTEIIE; encoded by the coding sequence ATGAGAAAAATTGTGGGTATCAGGCTTAGGCCAAATGGCAAGATATATGACTTTGACTCGGGTCACTTTGTCCTTAAAAAGGGTGACAGGGTAATCGTTAATACAGAACAAGGAAATGCACTTGGTTTTGTGGCAACAGAACCCAGGCAGCAGGAAGAGGGTGAACCTGCCCGCGAACTCAAGTCTGTTCAGCGGGTTGCTTCAGATGAAGATATAAAGACGGATGAAAAAAACAGGGGAATAGAGAAGGAGGTCTTTTCATTCTGCTATCAGAAGATACAGGAGAGGGATCTACCCATGTCCCTTGTCACTGCGGAGCAGTTGTTTGATGGGAGCAAGGTAGTTGTTTACTTTTCTGCCGAAGGGAGGGTGGATTTCAGGGAGCTTGTAAAGGACCTTGTTCAGAAATTCCATACCAGGATAGAGATGCGCCAGATAGGGGTACGCCATCAGGCAAAGATGGTTGGCGGTCTTGGCGGGTGCGGAAGGGAGTTATGCTGCTCCGCCTTTTTAAATAAATTTGACCCTGTTTCAATAAAAATGGCAAAGAAACAGAGCCTGTCACTTAATCCGACAAAGATCTCGGGCATGTGTGGGAGATTGATGTGCTGCCTCTCCTATGAGTATGACTTTTATAACAAGGCCTCAAAAAATACCCCCAAGATCGGCAAAAATATCCAGACAGAAAAGGGAAGCGGAAAGGTCATACGCAATAATATTCTAAAGGAGTCTGTTACCATCCTGCTTGACTCAGCGGAAGAGATAGATGTGATGTATGGTGAAATCATCATTAATAATAAACCGGTTGAAGAGGTAGAGGAACCTGATACAGAGATTATTGAATAA
- the amrA gene encoding AmmeMemoRadiSam system protein A has protein sequence MEEKSKFTKEEGEYLLSVARKIIEAKLFSHDITPEKKNDNEKYLERRGTFVTLTINGNLRGCIGHIIPQESLIDGIRENAINAAFKDPRFPPLSKEEWDMLKVEISILTAPAPLKYNDTDDLLKKLKPGVDGLIIEKGYQSATFLPQVWDQLPEKEEFLGHLCMKAGLSVNEWKKGGLTIYRYQVQAFEEGH, from the coding sequence ATGGAAGAAAAGAGTAAATTTACAAAAGAAGAGGGCGAATATCTACTATCAGTGGCACGAAAAATCATTGAAGCAAAGCTCTTTAGCCACGATATTACGCCTGAAAAAAAGAATGATAATGAAAAATACCTTGAAAGACGTGGCACCTTTGTAACACTTACCATAAACGGCAATCTCCGGGGCTGCATAGGCCATATTATCCCACAGGAATCTCTGATCGATGGCATAAGGGAAAACGCCATTAATGCCGCATTTAAAGACCCCCGTTTTCCGCCCCTTTCAAAGGAGGAGTGGGATATGCTGAAGGTGGAGATCAGTATACTTACAGCGCCAGCACCTTTAAAATACAACGATACAGATGATCTGTTAAAAAAACTTAAGCCGGGCGTTGATGGTCTTATCATAGAAAAGGGATATCAGAGCGCCACATTTCTACCGCAGGTATGGGATCAATTACCTGAAAAAGAAGAGTTTTTAGGTCACCTCTGTATGAAGGCCGGTTTAAGCGTAAACGAATGGAAAAAGGGTGGGCTTACTATATATAGATATCAGGTCCAGGCATTTGAGGAGGGGCACTAG